A genomic region of Camelus ferus isolate YT-003-E chromosome 11, BCGSAC_Cfer_1.0, whole genome shotgun sequence contains the following coding sequences:
- the ZNF32 gene encoding zinc finger protein 32 isoform X1 → MFGFPTATLLDCHGRYAQNVAFFTYWCILHDFPLILPDVMTETHHKYDHSEATGSSSWDFQNSFRREKREQKSPDSKTLQEDTPGVRQRVYECQECGKSFRQKGSLTLHERIHTGQKPFECTHCGKSFRAKGNLVTHQRIHTGEKPYQCKECGKSFSQRGSLAVHERLHTGQKPYECAICQRSFRNQSNLAVHRRVHSGEKPYRCDQCGKAFSQKGSLIVHIRVHTGLKPYACTQCRKSFHTRGNCILHGKIHTGETPYLCGQCGKSFTQRGSLAVHQRSCSQRLTL, encoded by the coding sequence CATATTGGTGCATCTTACATGACTTCCCTCTCATTTTACCAGATGTGATGACAGAAACCCACCACAAATATGATCACTCTGAGGCCACAGGATCCTCAAGCTGGGATTTCCAGAACTCTTTCAGAAGAGAGAAGCGGGAACAAAAATCCCCAGATTCTAAGACACTACAGGAAGATACACCTGGAGTGAGACAGAGGGTCTATGAGTGCCAGGAATGTGGAAAATCCTTCAGGCAAAAGGGTAGTCTAACATTACATGAGAGAATCCACACTGGGCAAAAGCCCTTTGAGTGTACCCATTGCGGAAAAAGCTTTAGGGCCAAAGGCAATCTCGTTACACATCAGCGGatacacacaggagagaagccctatCAGTGCAAGGAGTGTGGGAAAAGCTTCAGTCAACGAGGTAGTCTGGCGGTTCACGAAAGACTCCACACTGGACAGAAACCCTACGAGTGTGCCATTTGTCAGAGAAGCTTCAGGAATCAAAGTAACCTTGCTGTTCATAGAAGAGTTCACAGTGGCGAGAAGCCTTATAGATGTGATCagtgtggaaaagccttcagtCAGAAAGGAAGCCTAATTGTTCACATCAGAGTCCACACGGGCCTGAAACCCTATGCCTGCACACAATGCAGGAAGAGTTTCCACACCAGGGGGAATTGTATCCTGCATGGCAAAATCCACACGGGGGAGACACCCTACCTGTGCGGCCAGTGTGGGAAGAGCTTCACTCAGAGAGGGAGTCTGGCTGTGCACCAGCGAAGCTGCTCACAAAGGCTCACCCTGTAG
- the ZNF32 gene encoding zinc finger protein 32 isoform X2, with product MFGFPTATLLDCHGRYAQNVAFFNVMTETHHKYDHSEATGSSSWDFQNSFRREKREQKSPDSKTLQEDTPGVRQRVYECQECGKSFRQKGSLTLHERIHTGQKPFECTHCGKSFRAKGNLVTHQRIHTGEKPYQCKECGKSFSQRGSLAVHERLHTGQKPYECAICQRSFRNQSNLAVHRRVHSGEKPYRCDQCGKAFSQKGSLIVHIRVHTGLKPYACTQCRKSFHTRGNCILHGKIHTGETPYLCGQCGKSFTQRGSLAVHQRSCSQRLTL from the coding sequence ATGTGATGACAGAAACCCACCACAAATATGATCACTCTGAGGCCACAGGATCCTCAAGCTGGGATTTCCAGAACTCTTTCAGAAGAGAGAAGCGGGAACAAAAATCCCCAGATTCTAAGACACTACAGGAAGATACACCTGGAGTGAGACAGAGGGTCTATGAGTGCCAGGAATGTGGAAAATCCTTCAGGCAAAAGGGTAGTCTAACATTACATGAGAGAATCCACACTGGGCAAAAGCCCTTTGAGTGTACCCATTGCGGAAAAAGCTTTAGGGCCAAAGGCAATCTCGTTACACATCAGCGGatacacacaggagagaagccctatCAGTGCAAGGAGTGTGGGAAAAGCTTCAGTCAACGAGGTAGTCTGGCGGTTCACGAAAGACTCCACACTGGACAGAAACCCTACGAGTGTGCCATTTGTCAGAGAAGCTTCAGGAATCAAAGTAACCTTGCTGTTCATAGAAGAGTTCACAGTGGCGAGAAGCCTTATAGATGTGATCagtgtggaaaagccttcagtCAGAAAGGAAGCCTAATTGTTCACATCAGAGTCCACACGGGCCTGAAACCCTATGCCTGCACACAATGCAGGAAGAGTTTCCACACCAGGGGGAATTGTATCCTGCATGGCAAAATCCACACGGGGGAGACACCCTACCTGTGCGGCCAGTGTGGGAAGAGCTTCACTCAGAGAGGGAGTCTGGCTGTGCACCAGCGAAGCTGCTCACAAAGGCTCACCCTGTAG